Genomic segment of Aminivibrio sp.:
TCACGGTGGACTTCATCACACCCGTGTCGGACGACCCCCGAACTTGGGGGCAGATCGCGGCGGCGAACTCCCTGAGCGACGTCTTCGCCATGGGCGGAAAGCCCTTCGTGGCTCTGAACATTGTGGGCTTTCCCACGAAAACCCTTGAACTGGACGTGCTGAAGGACGTCCTCCGGGGAGGGCAGGAAAAGGTGGCGGAGGCGGGAGCTTTTCTCCTGGGAGGCCACAGCGTGGATGACAGGGAGCCGAAGTACGGCCTCGTCGTCTACGGAGAAGTTCGCCGGGACTCCCTCTGGAAGGTGACGGGGGCACGGCCGGGAGACCTTCTTCTCCTCACGAAGCCCGTCGGCACAGGGATTGTCGCCACCGCCGTGAAGGCGGACATGGTGGAGGACGAATCCTCGAGGATTGAAGCGGCACGGTGGATGACCGCGCTGAACGACCTCCCCCTTCGCCTTTCGGGAGAGGAGTGCCGCATGGTGCACGCCTGCACGGACGTCACCGGCTTCGGGCTCGCGGGGCATGTCCTGGACATGCTTTCAGAAGGCGGGCTGAAGCTCACCCTCGGCATAAGGAACGTCCCCCTTTTGCCGGGCGTCCTGGATCTCGCCTCCAGCGGGCTCATCCCTGCCGGAACCTACAGCAACAGGATCACCTACGAGGACAGGGTGAAGGACCCGTCGAAGCACGACGACATCCTGATGGACATGATCTTCGACGCCCAGACCTCGGGTGGCCTGCTGCTCGCCCTGGGCAGGGAGGATGCCGGAAGGCTGCTGCCGAAAATAAGGGACTTCGGCTTCGACAGGGCGGCGGTCATCGGCGAGTTCTCAGAAGGGGACGGAACGATAAAAATAGCGGACACTGTGTAGAGGCTGCGGCCGGGAACAGCCCACTCAAGACAGATCGGTTGTCCGGCGGGTTCGGCACAGGTGCGCGGAGTGAACCTGGTCGTGAAATCAAGTATTGTGCGAAGGCAATGTGTTTCAATACTTTCAGGGAAGGGCGGTTTGTTTATGAAGAGCATCAACGACATTCTCATCTCTCGATGGGGCCCGGCCATCACCGGAGCTTTCGTCGGAGCGGCTGCCTCGCTTCTTGTTTTCTTCGGCAATCCCGGAAACATGGGGATATGCGTCGCCTGCTTCACCCGGGACATAGCGGGAGCGCTCGGCCTTCACAGGGCAGGGGCGGTGCAGTATCTCCGGCCTGAGATCCCCGGTTTCATCCTTGGGGCGTTTCTTGCCGCCTTCCTGAGCAGGGAATACCGCCCCAGGGCCGGATCTTCTCCCATAGTGCGGTTCTTTCTCGGTTTCTTTGCCATGATAGGGGCCCTTATCTTTCTCGGGTGCCCGTGGAGGGCGTATGCCCGGCTGGCTGGCGGGGACTGGAACGCCATCGCCGGCATCGGCGGACTTGCGGTGGGGATAGGTGTCGGGATTATTTTTTTGTGGAACGGGTTCAGCCTCGGCAGGGCTGCCAAGTCCCCGGCCTGGGCAGGCGCCGTCATGCCCCTTGCCGCTGTCGCCCTCCTCGCCCTTCTTTTCTTCCGGCCCCTTTTCGGCCCCGAGGGGACGGGCCCTGTCTTCTTCTCCAAGAGCGGACCGGGGGCCGCCGCAGCTCCTGTGGCGATATCTCTCGGTATTGGTCTCCTCGTCGGATGGATGGGCCAGAAAAGCCGGTTCTGCACGGTGGGGGCCCTGAGGGACCTCATCATGCTCAGGGACGGCCATCTCTTCAGCGGCGTGGCGGCCTTCCTCGTATCAGCTTTCGTCGTCAACCT
This window contains:
- the selD gene encoding selenide, water dikinase SelD, with the protein product MRLTELSTTSGUAAKIGPADLEKVLRDLPLPSHERIITSWSSGEDAALWTIDQERAGILTVDFITPVSDDPRTWGQIAAANSLSDVFAMGGKPFVALNIVGFPTKTLELDVLKDVLRGGQEKVAEAGAFLLGGHSVDDREPKYGLVVYGEVRRDSLWKVTGARPGDLLLLTKPVGTGIVATAVKADMVEDESSRIEAARWMTALNDLPLRLSGEECRMVHACTDVTGFGLAGHVLDMLSEGGLKLTLGIRNVPLLPGVLDLASSGLIPAGTYSNRITYEDRVKDPSKHDDILMDMIFDAQTSGGLLLALGREDAGRLLPKIRDFGFDRAAVIGEFSEGDGTIKIADTV
- the yedE gene encoding YedE family putative selenium transporter, giving the protein MKSINDILISRWGPAITGAFVGAAASLLVFFGNPGNMGICVACFTRDIAGALGLHRAGAVQYLRPEIPGFILGAFLAAFLSREYRPRAGSSPIVRFFLGFFAMIGALIFLGCPWRAYARLAGGDWNAIAGIGGLAVGIGVGIIFLWNGFSLGRAAKSPAWAGAVMPLAAVALLALLFFRPLFGPEGTGPVFFSKSGPGAAAAPVAISLGIGLLVGWMGQKSRFCTVGALRDLIMLRDGHLFSGVAAFLVSAFVVNLLLGQFKPGFENQPVAHTNQMWNFMGMVLSGLAFTLAGGCPGRQVIMSGEGDGDAAVFVLGMLVGAGFAHNFSLASSPAGVTAYGMTATVIGLVFCLAVGGLFRMKME